In one Zobellia galactanivorans genomic region, the following are encoded:
- a CDS encoding ribonuclease HepT family protein — MKNEPWKSGPKELLLHGLEHISLDTDFDNRMGMILVDNSVELMLKTYLGLPKRITGLNGVTRKIYDDAIKSFPSLLDTIEKFANKKLIGIQLGEIEWYHRIRNQLYHDGNGITVEKEKAIAYSSIAKILFENLFNEKILDVRNQYELDDFLMLWADFNKLIIQQGPKIYSCKSWTELFSLSQKEEEKLNGIVEFRNRFIHEPNNINPELLTTRIKELNEIIFTIQKK; from the coding sequence ATGAAAAACGAACCATGGAAGTCTGGCCCTAAAGAGTTGTTACTTCACGGTCTTGAACATATTTCTTTAGACACAGATTTTGACAATAGAATGGGTATGATTCTAGTCGATAATTCAGTGGAATTAATGCTTAAAACCTATTTAGGTTTACCAAAACGAATCACAGGCCTAAATGGTGTTACTAGAAAAATTTATGATGACGCAATTAAGAGTTTTCCAAGCTTACTAGATACCATAGAAAAATTTGCCAACAAGAAATTAATAGGAATACAACTAGGAGAAATAGAATGGTATCATCGTATTAGGAATCAACTCTATCATGATGGCAATGGAATAACCGTAGAGAAAGAAAAAGCTATTGCATACTCAAGTATTGCTAAAATTTTGTTTGAAAATCTATTCAACGAAAAGATTTTAGATGTAAGAAACCAATATGAATTAGACGATTTCCTTATGCTATGGGCCGACTTCAATAAACTAATCATACAACAAGGTCCTAAAATATATAGCTGTAAAAGTTGGACTGAACTATTCTCCTTATCTCAAAAAGAAGAAGAAAAGTTAAACGGAATAGTTGAGTTTAGAAATAGGTTTATTCACGAACCTAATAATATTAACCCCGAATTGCTAACAACCCGTATAAAGGAACTTAATGAAATTATATTTACCATTCAAAAAAAGTAA
- a CDS encoding DUF819 family protein codes for MTEPLLPAPLITDDTVVFGLLALCLGFIFYGSSKEKGFWSKFYGIVPAVLMCYLLPGILASTGIIAEKWHTVNEAGEIIAHSSRLYHVASRYLLPAALVLMTLSIDLKAIANLGSKALIMFLTGSVGIIIGGPIAILIVSIFSPDTVGGNDFDAVWRGLSTIAGSWIGGGANQAAMYEIFKYTPEKYGAMVLVDIVVANIWMGIILMGVGRTKQIDKWLKADTSAIETLKVKVTAFTKKISRVPTLTDYLMMLSFAFTATGIAHFFGNNISDILTNSFESVSNQKSFLSFLGSSFFWMVIIATAAGIALSFTKAKNYEGAGASKIGQMFIYLLVATIGMKMELGKVLENPGLIAIGFIWISIHALLLILVAKLIKAPFFFLAVGSQANVGGAASAPVVAAEFHPSLTSVGVLLAVFGYVVGTGGALLCAYLMEVASAL; via the coding sequence ATGACCGAACCGTTATTACCCGCTCCACTAATAACCGATGACACCGTTGTTTTTGGATTATTGGCGCTCTGCCTAGGCTTCATTTTTTATGGCTCATCTAAGGAAAAAGGCTTCTGGAGCAAATTCTACGGCATTGTTCCCGCCGTACTCATGTGTTATCTATTGCCGGGTATTCTCGCCTCTACAGGCATTATTGCAGAAAAGTGGCATACGGTAAACGAGGCGGGTGAAATCATTGCCCACAGTTCAAGACTTTACCATGTAGCCAGTCGCTATCTATTGCCTGCGGCCTTGGTGCTAATGACCTTGAGTATCGATTTAAAGGCCATTGCCAACTTAGGCTCAAAGGCATTGATTATGTTCTTAACGGGTAGCGTGGGAATTATTATTGGCGGACCAATTGCCATTTTGATCGTATCGATTTTTTCCCCCGATACCGTAGGCGGAAACGATTTTGATGCGGTATGGAGAGGACTTTCGACCATTGCCGGCAGTTGGATCGGTGGTGGGGCCAATCAGGCCGCCATGTACGAAATCTTTAAATATACGCCTGAAAAATATGGTGCTATGGTGCTGGTAGATATTGTTGTCGCCAATATTTGGATGGGCATTATCCTAATGGGTGTAGGTCGTACCAAACAAATTGACAAATGGCTCAAGGCAGATACCTCCGCCATTGAAACCTTAAAAGTAAAAGTCACTGCCTTTACAAAAAAAATCTCCCGCGTACCTACCTTAACGGATTATTTGATGATGCTCTCTTTTGCCTTTACCGCCACGGGTATTGCGCATTTCTTTGGGAATAATATTAGCGATATATTGACGAATTCTTTTGAAAGTGTAAGCAACCAAAAAAGCTTTCTGTCTTTCTTGGGTTCCAGTTTCTTTTGGATGGTGATTATTGCCACGGCAGCTGGTATAGCCCTATCCTTTACCAAGGCTAAAAACTACGAAGGTGCCGGTGCCAGCAAAATTGGCCAAATGTTCATTTATCTCCTTGTAGCGACCATAGGTATGAAAATGGAGCTCGGAAAAGTACTTGAAAACCCCGGATTGATCGCTATTGGTTTTATTTGGATTTCCATTCACGCCCTTCTATTGATCTTGGTCGCCAAACTCATAAAAGCTCCCTTCTTCTTTTTGGCGGTAGGTAGTCAAGCTAATGTAGGTGGTGCCGCTTCGGCTCCCGTTGTTGCCGCGGAATTTCACCCATCCTTAACTTCCGTGGGGGTACTTCTTGCTGTTTTTGGTTATGTAGTAGGTACGGGTGGAGCACTGCTGTGTGCTTATTTGATGGAAGTTGCTTCGGCACTATAG